One stretch of Motilibacter rhizosphaerae DNA includes these proteins:
- a CDS encoding tRNA (adenine-N1)-methyltransferase gives MSDAPSPQTGAEPTGAARRRGAFRPGDQVQLTDSKGRLSTITLEAGKDYHTHRGSFPHDELIGRQEGWVVRTTGGNEYLALRPLLADFVLSMPRGATVVYPKDAGQIVGMADIYPGSRVLEAGAGSGALSCSLLRAVGDGGRVVSYERREEFAAVAARNVETFFGSAHPAWDLRLGDLVQGLAEADPAERYDRVVLDMLAPWECLAAVAGRLEAGGVLCCYVATTTQLSRTAEAVRESGVFTEPSAFETMVRGWHLEGLAVRPEHRMVGHTGFLLTTRRLADGVAPPVRRRRPSKGAAALAEVVAAEE, from the coding sequence GTGAGCGACGCCCCAAGCCCGCAGACCGGCGCCGAGCCCACCGGCGCCGCCAGGCGGAGGGGTGCGTTCCGGCCGGGGGACCAGGTGCAGCTCACCGACAGCAAGGGCCGGCTGTCGACGATCACGCTCGAGGCGGGCAAGGACTACCACACCCACCGCGGGTCCTTCCCGCACGACGAGCTCATCGGGCGCCAGGAGGGGTGGGTGGTGCGGACCACCGGCGGCAACGAGTACCTCGCACTGCGCCCGCTGCTGGCCGACTTCGTGCTGTCGATGCCGCGCGGCGCGACCGTCGTCTACCCGAAGGACGCCGGCCAGATCGTCGGCATGGCCGACATCTACCCCGGCTCCCGCGTCCTCGAGGCCGGTGCCGGCTCCGGCGCGCTCAGCTGCTCGCTGCTGCGCGCGGTGGGCGACGGGGGCCGCGTCGTGTCCTACGAGCGGCGCGAGGAGTTCGCCGCCGTCGCCGCGCGCAACGTGGAGACCTTCTTCGGCTCCGCGCACCCCGCGTGGGACCTGCGCCTCGGCGACCTCGTCCAGGGCCTCGCGGAGGCGGACCCGGCCGAGCGCTACGACCGGGTCGTGCTCGACATGCTGGCGCCCTGGGAGTGCCTCGCCGCCGTCGCCGGGCGGCTCGAGGCCGGCGGCGTGCTCTGCTGCTACGTCGCGACGACCACCCAGCTGTCGCGCACGGCCGAGGCGGTGCGCGAGAGCGGGGTCTTCACCGAGCCCTCCGCCTTCGAGACCATGGTCCGCGGGTGGCACCTCGAGGGCCTCGCCGTGCGGCCGGAGCACCGGATGGTCGGCCACACCGGCTTCCTGCTCACCACCCGCCGGCTCGCCGACGGCGTGGCGCCGCCCGTCCGCCGCCGCCGGCCGAGCAAGGGGGCGGCCGCCCTCGCCGAGGTCGTGGCCGCGGAGGAGTGA
- a CDS encoding VOC family protein, protein MALSVYSTVLNTRDLQRSYAFWSELLGARPRDADQGLDDFVANQWVTLVLPGGGRLALQGGTVEHVERDQPIHLDLVADDRDTEVARATSLGAELVADWPYPDDADYTVLRDLDGHLFCIVDAELPDVAAGELGAVDVVVSSA, encoded by the coding sequence ATGGCGCTCTCGGTCTACTCCACGGTGCTCAACACCCGCGACCTGCAGCGGTCGTACGCGTTCTGGAGCGAGCTGCTCGGCGCTCGTCCGCGCGACGCCGACCAGGGCCTGGACGACTTCGTCGCGAACCAGTGGGTGACGCTGGTGCTCCCGGGCGGCGGTCGCCTCGCGCTGCAGGGCGGCACCGTCGAGCACGTGGAGCGCGACCAGCCGATCCACCTCGACCTCGTCGCGGACGACCGCGACACCGAGGTCGCCCGCGCGACCTCGCTCGGCGCCGAGCTGGTCGCCGACTGGCCCTACCCCGACGACGCGGACTACACGGTGCTGCGCGACCTCGACGGCCACCTGTTCTGCATCGTCGACGCGGAGCTGCCCGACGTCGCGGCCGGGGAGCTCGGAGCGGTCGACGTGGTGGTGTCCTCC